CACCCGATACGCGGTCGGAGACGACCGGTACAACGGCTACGATTTCCACCTGAACTACTCGTTCCTGAACCCGCGGATCGGCGTGAACTGGAATCCCAGCGAGCGCTGGAACGCGTTCGGGTCGTTCGCCTACGTCCGCGTGGAGCCGATCCTGAGCGAGATCTACCGCGCCGACGACCCGACCAGCGTGCCGCTCTTCCGCCGGCTCGACCCGGCGAACCACGTCTACGAAGACCCGCTGATCGACCCCGAGAACCTGCGCGACTTCGAGCTGGGGCTCGGCTGGAAGCAGGGGAACGCCTTCCTGCGCCTGACCGGGTTCTGGCTCGACTTCCGGAACGAGATCGTCCCCTTCGGGCAGATCGACGCGCTCGGCAATCCGATCACCGGAAACGCGGCGCGCTCGGCGCACAAGGGCGTGGAGGCCGAGCTCGGCTACGCGCACCGGAGCGGGCTGGAGCTTACGGGCAACGCCACGTTCAGCAAGAACCGCTTCGGCGACTACCGGGAGTTCGTGGCGCCCGGCGTGTTCAACGACTACAGCGGTAACGCCATCGCGGGATTTCCCGATCGGATGGCGAACGTGACGCTGGGGTACCGGCGGGGGGAGTCCCGCGCCGGCGTCACGGTCGTGGAGACGGGGCGGCAGTATCTCGACAACTCCGAGGACAACCGGAAGAACGCGGCGCTTCGCGACGCGCCTGGATATCAGCATAAGTTTGTCGAAGAGCACGCGGCTCTGAACGCCGCCCTGACGCTGGACCTGACGCCGCTGGTGGGGGCGCGGGCGCTGGGGCAGAAGTCGCTCGCGCTGGACGTGCATGGGATGAACC
This genomic window from Candidatus Binatia bacterium contains:
- a CDS encoding TonB-dependent receptor, coding for LYPAAYYLTDSLGVPEAQPNGQFLVTGSDMTQRLWVRNRHYGWVPRARIKHDKGELTLGGEWREHDGRHWGELTWSAALPPGAEPNHVFYDYTGRVRVLSGFAQEAYDLRPKVRLTGSVQLRSTRYAVGDDRYNGYDFHLNYSFLNPRIGVNWNPSERWNAFGSFAYVRVEPILSEIYRADDPTSVPLFRRLDPANHVYEDPLIDPENLRDFELGLGWKQGNAFLRLTGFWLDFRNEIVPFGQIDALGNPITGNAARSAHKGVEAELGYAHRSGLELTGNATFSKNRFGDYREFVAPGVFNDYSGNAIAGFPDRMANVTLGYRRGESRAGVTVVETGRQYLDNSEDNRKNAALRDAPGYQHKFVEEHAALNAALTLDLTPLVGARALGQKSLALDVHGMNLTGLRYETAGYVFDEIPYFYPASKRSVFAALRVEF